In Montipora capricornis isolate CH-2021 chromosome 4, ASM3666992v2, whole genome shotgun sequence, the DNA window GACTGGGACGTGTCGTCAAGATGGTGATTCACTATGTGATTGTTTATGTTGCCAGAGGACAGCCTTTTCGGGCCTTTTCGATTAATTTTGACGCAAATTGTTAGGTCAGAGATTAGATTAGATTTGTAATTCAGCCTTCACGGGCCGCCTTTTATTCAGTCAATAAACTATCAAACTAAACTAGACGAAATTTTGAAACTCTTCATGAAATGGGGACCTTTGAAGACAAATCCCGAAGAGGTATTAGTGGGAGCGAAGGTAACGCATGCGTATCCAACGCTAACCATCAGCCTATGCAACTTAACTGATGATGATTGTTTATAATGAAGGTTGCTGTTATCTTTTCTTGATTATCGACCATGAAGATAGGAAGAGTTCCTAGTCAGGGTTTACCATTAgactaaaggaaagaaaagtatCGTGAATCAAAAGGTAATTGGTTTTCAATTCTTGCCAGATTCTTCAAATCCTCCTGGAAAATAAATGCATTGTGGCTCCTAAAGATGCATTTGAGAGGTCCCCACTGCATACCGCTGCCGCTAATGGTCACGTGTTTTGCACTGAAGAATTGTGTAAGTCAGAGCCAGGGCACATTAACGACAAAGACGATCGAGGACTCACCGCTCTTCATTTGGCCGCCCGAGGAAACCACAGGTACTCCAGCATACTAATGGTTTATCTATCAAACCTAAAGTTGTTTAATAGTACTCTTTCTAGAAATAAGTAGACCATACTATACTAACACAAAAAATAACCTTTCTTCGGTGCATTAGTGTaagtaaatgaaaaacaaaaaaatgtagtCTTTGTACTCATTCTAAACGCTCGCTACACCGGCGgcgatttcaattttttggatCATCATTCTTAGAACAGAAATTGTCATACCTTGCAAATGtcaagctttttttcaaaatatgtttttttgcATGTTGAAAAAGGTCACCAAAGAATTGGGAAAGATGTTGAAAAGATGGGAGATTCGGGAATTCAATTTCTTTTCGGTCGTGAATGGTCGCAGGTCTTCTTCTAAGTCTTGAGATACTAAGTTGCTACAGGAAatcattttaaagtttttttttccattgcttttATGAAAAGAGATACATGCGCTTTACTCCGTGACTTGGGCGCTCACACAATGACTAGAGACAGCAATCGCTGGACAGCACTGCACCATTGCGCTGCGGGAGGATGCGCACGCACCACTGCCTCGTTACTCGTATATCATTCCGCACTGTCGTTGGGGGCAGCGGATCAGGATGGCAATACACCACTGCATGTGGCTGCAAGGTGTGGTCACGTGAGCGCTGTACAGATGATGATATCACGTGGTGCTGACATAACTGCATGTAATGAACAGATGATGACGTGTTTGGATATCGCCGTAGAATTTGGCAAGGAGAAGGTGGCCGAGGTTCTTATCAAAAATGATAAGTAAGTCAATTTGTTTTCGTGCTACGATAGTTTGACAGGAGACCACTACACTTGGTGGGGTATGCATTTTCAAGTTCTGGGcttttaccactgagctaaagTAGACTCGAGAGTGCATGACTGTTAAACTGAACTAGGTTATGTGGCAATTGTCATTCTGCACTGCGGGGACTGAACTTGTCGTGACGAGCAATTCTCTCAATGGAGTTAGACGAAATTATCGCAGGAGACTCCAAGGGTCTGACCTTGGTTGTTCAAAGTCCGgctaactttatccagtggataagtttCTATCCAGGGTATAAAACATGATACTTCAAGCTTTAGGTTAACAGGGCTTTCTTTCACGCCTTTACTAAGATGCACTTAGAGTGACTGTGCATATTCACGGTTACAGGCAACTACTAAAATCTTTGCAAAGATTGAGACTGCCGGACTTTACCACCGAATAAAGGTAGCCGACCTCAAACAACTTGGTCAGAAATGATTAGATCACAACTACTATATTATGAAATCCCTTCGCGTTATTTTCTATTTGCCAACATTGACTTTAAATTCGGTTAATAATAGCAATCATCATCAAGAGAGGTGAGGTAAGAGGCCCATACATGGGTCTCTCCAAATGATAGTTTTCTTAAAATCTAACTTTAGCGACGTGGTTTAGCTTCGCAGGTATTTTAAGAcaggcacctgattggccaattgtaATGACGTAATCATATTTTAAATATGCGAATGTGTTCAATAGGTTTTCATATATACAGCTCAGAATTATATAGCTAATGCGAACAAACAGGAGCGATTTGGAGAAACATTTTATCGAAAAGTTAAACGCTAAAAgattctttaaaaacattttaaaaacttctAAAGAATGGACGACGTTTCGGCGTTACTCTacgccattatcaagtcaagacggtaaaagttcaaacaagaatatataaaacgtgaaacaataaaaatatttgtgtgtCCTATGGGTATAATACccaaaaaataagacaaaacgaacaatagaaaaaagaaacgaaagtttCAAGTGAAAAGTTTGGCGcggattgagtcactttgggtGTTGAGAGAAGGTTTGATGTCCTTTATAAACAGCATCTCGTATATTAGGCAATCGAACTTGCTTCTGCATTTCTTTACGACCACCTCTTTAAAGTCCCCCCCCTCATAGaaccgaagttttaagcaggcgtCATCTCCATTTAGTTAGTATTTTgtattaatctcgtacccagatctcccacggtcatacggaagggagacctggtaaagttcgatttcgagcatgctcagtgccagcgaggcccgaaatacgggcttttctatcactgcgcatgttcgtactctctgttgtgattttgggtgattttgcggaataaacatggatttcgagggtattcttgaagagattcttttgggtagaggacaagaaaaccttaaacttaagccaaaacagaaagaagtgctacaggcgattgttttgaacggtcgagattgtttaattgtggaagcaactgcagaatcactgaaacgagcgcttaggcttaatcataGTTAaccaataaacgagtgctattttcttcacacgatctcgtgcaaagtgtagtcagccaaaccgtaaattgtaagctaaaatgttaaagagggtttaggcctaatcactgaaacgaacgcttagcagtaaacgagtgctattttcttcacacaatcgtgtgaaaagtgtagttaaccaaaccgtaaattgaaagggaaaatgttaaagagtgcttagacctaatcactgcaacgagtgctattttcttgacacgatctcgtgaaaaatgtagttaatctaaccgtaaaattcacaattgatcactacagaattcgcgagtcacgctttaatactgttttgaataaattacatcaactggaatttattagtttctgcgtaccgcgtagcaagctacgcagaacgtTATTCGAGTGgtagggtacgtggggcttccgtcggtaccatttacacaaacgtcgcaaatttttaaaatgattttcctcaaccgtaaagcttttccggcgtcggaaaaacaaaactttcctccacacaactggcatttattcaaaacagcacatgagcttgcgaaaaccaaaccttcactaaatgccccgcgaaataagccaatcggagagcggattgcattgccgcaaccttttttagtagccaatgaaaaatggtgtactgtcgaactttaccagatctcacatttccagtgacagagagAGATCTGGGTATGAgatttttgtataatatctttccattgccgtcatgctcatcatCGAAATTTGATCTCTGGTTGTTTTGACGCAGCTCCGAATTAGTCAAGCGGGCGAGGaagaaaatactgctctattttcacgaaagtaaaggaaaagaacttcaaaaacatgcattcattttgaacttaagttagtagggtaataaaaacattaaaccattttcgaattctcacggctggactggatctagcatgaaatggagtcTAATGCTGGCAAATTTTttatgatgattcggaaataaatgtgccattcttttgccggcctggaattttttccccggcgttttttttttcgccatgttattttaacttatgtttcaaaaatatttatgaaagtcaagtagactagtgcacaactgataaaacaacgcaaatatcagtcgtgcagtagtttacttgactttcatgaatattttaaaatgaaatttgactgatcacgatcttctttgatccaacgctgtgcaagacttatcgcccacggttttttcaaaggttttaaaacctcaacttcaccaatgctcaaagtaatgcgtgacaaatcacagtcgcgttacctgcgcagtaacgttgcgcacaaacaattagcgcaaATGTCcttaatttttactgaaaccATGATGGGGCATGGGAATCCGCTGACTTGAGTCAGTAAGtagctattacaacggctctcaGGATTGgctcaaaaaataataaaccaaaacaaacaaccaatcaaagATGGACCCCAACCCTAAAAaaatagagctgcgtcctaaagggatcaaatgaaattagaggttgtaaagagctgcgtcctatctcGAGGGAGGTGCTCTCTTGCCTCATCCTCTCTTGTTCGCCGTCTTGACCCTGAAAATATTAAGCTGATTTAGACTTTTTTCGGCATTTAGGTGGAAAGACATTCTGCAATGTAAAGCTTTCAGCGGAATAAACCCCATGAAAGGTCTAATCCAAACCATGCCCAAGCTTGCAGGAGAGGTATTGGATAGATGTGTAACTCACTCGGATCTTCCACGACATCACCCCGATTACTTTGTGGAGTTTGATTTCAGTCTCTTAGCTTCTTGCGACATTGAAAACGAAGAAGACAACAAATCACATGGAGATAGCTTTTTCGGTCCGGCAGTCATGGTCGAGTGGGAACGTGAAGATCTTCTGATGCACCCATTAACACAAGCGCTTCTCCAGTGGAAGTGGAGAACGGTTGGCTTGCCCCTCTTCTGGATTAACTTCTTGTCCTACCTAGCATTTGTTTGCCTTTTCACCGTTTTCGCGACGACTGAGCGAGGCAAACAGCTCGTTCATAAAGCGAACTCTGCTCAATCCGATCAGGAAGATCACAAGATCTTTCGCTATAAGAACTCGTTTTCCACTGGGACTCCCGTGGTGATTGCCATTTTTATCTTCATACACATGATGAGAGAACTTTACCAGATCGGTGTACAGCGATGGAGATACCTGACCCATTTCACGAATTTCATTGAGTGGACCTGCTACCTTTCAGCTCTGTGCTTCGTCATTCCCTATTTCGTCGAGAGAAACGTCTTCTCGAAGTCGATGGCTTTGTGGCCGCTAGCAAGCATCGTAACTTTGCTTTCCTACATCAGCTTGGTGTTGTTTCTGAGAAGATTTTTCTACTTCGGAATTTacatttccatgttttttgagGTGACGAGGACCTTTCTAAGAGTGGTGGTGGTTTTCACTCCAATAATATTCGCTTTCTCGatggcttttttccttcttcttaaAGAACAGGTAATGTACCTTATTCAAGGAAATTAACACTTCATGAAATCAAGGCAAAAAATTTGAGATAAATTAAGTCGCGTTAATGTAAGACCATGTAAGTCTGTACCAGACAAGTTAATTTTTTGGCAATTCTATACCCCCTCTTTCGCGTTCATTTACTTTATTGGGAAGCACATTTCCCTTTCAAGTCGCGTTAATTTCAAATACGTTAATTAACATAAGtattaatttcctataataaggtagtcTTCTTTAATATGTTCTTGTGTAATGGATGGCCCAAAGATAGGGTCCCGCAAAATTTTGACGTTGTGGGTTTTTCTGTGGTTGTTTACCTCTAAAAATCTAACCTAACACGATTTAAAGTGAAGCGATCTAATTATAAACCCAGGTTGTGCTAAAGGATATTAAAGCCAGGACGTACAAAGACGCATTACCGGTCCCATTACCAACGTACTAGTACCATCACGCACGAAACTTGCTCTCTTggacccagttgttcaaacgacgTTACatatagcgttatccaccttttgaacaacctggGCCTGTACATTAATTGCTGCAAGAAGATGAAatccaacaaaaaaagcaaaattgggTAAATTTTCAATGAAGCCCGATCCTTCTTGAGAAAACTCGCAGGATTTTGCAGATCCACAAAAAAGAACCATACTTAAGGTAGTCAATGAATGATGTCAGTGATGTACTGTACACACTTTTATTGTGGAATCTAAAGAATGCACGTAAACAATTTTTAATCGTATCGTATCAATATGATCCATTCTAgcctatgaaaaaaaaaaaaagaacaaaagctcAAGTTTCCTTGCAAGCAATAAAAAGAGGAATAAGAAATTTGTAGTTTCGTCTAAGGTAACTGAAAAAACGTTGTATTTCAAATCTGAGAAAGTCTTACTAAAGAAACATTTTCTTTCAGGATTCCTTCACCAGTCTCTGGTGGTCCCTTGCAAAGACGACAATCATGATGATCGGGGAGATTGACTACGGCTCTATTATCATTGAAGCCAAAGAGCAGGTTAACGAACGCAATGGAGCTCCACTTTTACCAATCCCGGAATTTACTGCGTTCATTGTCGTCTTATTTTGTATGATGGTTTCCGTCTTGTTGATGAATTTGTTGGTAAGTTATCAGAAACCCATTGTGGAATTGTAATAAGCGCCTTATATTCTGCTTTTGAATTCCGAGTTGGCAAAAAGAAAGGGCCAGTGCAAAAAGGGGCGTAAGTCACACAAGACATCACTTCAGAATCGCCTATATGCAGAATTCAATACATGCATAATTATAAATACGGAATTGTTTGAAGAAGCAATGTAACAGATCTGCAGTGCTTAAGGCTACGCACTTTTTTGAGGAAGGTTATCTATTATTTACAGTTGTGGATGGTATTTTATAATCTCTCAAAAGTGCATACATCATTACAATTTCCATAAAATATTACGATTCTGTGCTAATCAAGCCAtatgccattttgaaaattcaaACCTCCTTTCGCTCTCTCGCCGACGAAAAATGAGACTGTCAAAGCTTTTTACCTTCATTATCTTCTAAAAAGAGCGGCTTTCTGTCCCAATGAGATTATAGCTCAAAACCACTTcaacatagcattgtcaaacgtattctAGTATTTAatcggtagatataggcatatttttaccCCCTAAAAATTtatcatctgttcggatttcctagctgaaagtcttgtgatccgaaaattatagggatcaaaacctacctttttgaaaatttcagccagaaaaagggctcccgaaaattctaggtgacctttttaaggtaaaaatccattaaaaatagctaaaaatgggcaattataccatattttagatgttcaaaaatcctaggacaggcaggcaagcacgaaattttacaacaaatgtttcgaaaattctagatctcaaatcgtcttccgaacagatattttccgaaaattgacgttgggtgcccctgctcaATGTTTTAATGGAGTAGCCCGACCAGATAAACACCACGGAAACTCCTCGTACTTTCAAATCATTTGAACAAAGTTTGGAGCTggttgaaaaagaaagtaaTCAACCAAACAATCAAAATACAATTTCCTCGCAAACTGTCGAACAAGGAGAAACTTGACCAACCCAGCCGTACCCGAAAACAGTCAGTTGATCTGAACAAAACACGATCATTGTTTCCCCACTGTGAAGAAGCCATGCTGATAAGTTCTGCCGTAGAATAAATAGAACCGCGTTTCGTCATTGAAAGCACTTCGCGTTGTCGAAGATTGTCGAACCTACTGTATAAAATATCAAAACGCTGACCTAACTGTCCAAATTTTGCCGTGATTCGCAAAGCATTTCTTTCCACTTAACTGCCTCCCTCTTAGtgccaaaaattttctttgATAAAAAATAATTACGGTTTCAATtaaaaatttcgcttttttaCATGTCGAAAAGAAGTAGCAGTCATTTGAAGCTACCGTTGAGTGGTGGGTGGCAAGGCAGTATTCTTTTAACGCACCAGGGAGTATGGTGCACGTGCATCTCTCACGCACGTACATGTCGCTAGCTCGGTCTTACACGAGTAACTTTCCTTTGCAAGTTTAATAAGAACTTGTTCCATGAAGAAATGATCCCCGTCGTTTAATTGTCTTTTTAAAGGTTGGTTTAGCAGTCGGAGATATTGACAGCATTCAGCGAGATGCCAATATGAGACGCTTGGCCACACAGGTTGAGTTCGTAACTGATATCGATCAAAGATATCCTCGCTTTCTCAGAAAGTACTTGCATAAATCAGTGCTGACAGTAAGACCAAATCAAAGGAGCAGCTTGGAAGCGTGAGTATTCAGATTCAGTTGGGACCACCGATCGAGGTGTTTGATATTAGGCAGGTTTCAGCCAACTCGACGGTGAGTTCGAGACAACGCGTGCGCACAGAAATCACGACAATTGAACTTAAGTTCAAGAGAAGTGGATCGATGAATGCAGGTGTAGTGCGTCTCACTGTGTGCGAATGTCAAGCCAAGTTTTGGTGCTTTAGTATCCCTCACTGAGTCATCTAACTAGTGACCATCGGTTTTCCTGTATAAATGACAGGACACGCACTGAGAGGCCGCGAGCTACTGAATTCGCGGCTTTGCTGTTCttgaagaaaacagaaaatacatCCTAAACACAAATATATTGCTAataagaaatgaaataaatttggCGAGAATGGCTTTCTACAATCATGATAACAAGGGAAAGTAATCTCGCAATTGCAAGCTGACTTCAGATGGCATAAGTCCCGGTTCGTATCTCGGTTCTGATAGAGAAGCAATCATCAACATCATATATTCTTGCTTTAGTACCTTTTATATTAAGCAATCTCTGTATATTTCAGTTTGAGAGTTATATGAAGgcaaaacataaataaatatgaTAGAAATGGAAGcgtaaaggccgggacacactaggtgATAAGTCGCAAcgacaggtctctgcgacaagttgccgctccgtgtgtactacttgcaaaacaagtcgctgcgacaccaCGCATGTTTgatgcacacgcagtgatctcgtatgagggggaatatgaactagttttctaattcaatatgactgaccatatgacgctctctcattggttcatttatattttgtcgcagcgacttgttgccggaactGTACACAAGGTACAACGcttgctttcgctaattttttagctgcaaaccagtttgaattcgtgcgactgatcgcggcgacaaaattctgccgcagcgacaatgattttcttaaaattaaccGTGCCACACAAcgcgaattgttgcggcgacttgtctcCGCGGCGTATctcagcgacttatcgcctagtgtgtacCGGCCTTCAGTGCTTTTAAGCActttaagttttaaaaaatccaTGTCCAGTCACTAGAGTGTATGGATTTTTAAGGTCTCacatttctttattcccatcccccccccccccccccttccccccaattGCATATTGTGATGTATTATATTTTCCTCTCCTTTTTTCAATAACCGTCAAGATCAATTAGTTTTAACGGGAAAGACGGTAATTCTGGGTGGACAAGATGGGCCCAAAATCTGGCATTCGTATGATAGGGGATGATTTTGCAGATCTCGGATCGGTGACTGACATTCTTTCACTTCCATACTCCATAAAACAATGGCTAACTAACTTTACAATTTTTTCGCTATCCAAAGCGACAATTGGCCTTCTTTTGTTCTGTCACAGGTAGCTTAATTAAATGCGGTAAGAATTATTCACATATAAAATAGCTACCGAGCTACCAAGATTTCTCTTCTTTCTGTAATTTTATATTTTCGTCACGTAAAACGAAGTTAGTATATTTATCTTTGAAATCGAGTTTTTTGATTTTGTCATGGTTACGGACATGTCGACCAATAATATTGTTGCATCCTGTTCACGCGAGGAGTTGTGTAGCCGTTGGTGCCATTAATTTAGCAGGCTCTAAACAGTCTCAGTACTCTTAATAGACTGTACTATATTTGGAACGATTGAATCTACCGAACTGATCATGATCACGTAACGGCAATAGTATGGTTCCACATAAAACACTGGTAATTTTTTTAACAAGCTACACTCATTGATATGATGTAACAAGTCTCCATCACAACAAAACAGCTACggaaaaacaccctatattttgtctttaaacgcttaCATCTCAAAACCGAAAGCACCGTGACCCCAAATTTCATCAATAGAAAAGTAATAAATAGGCTTAGATAAATCtattgcaaagttaaaaaatattcTCTGGTGCgaattcatagccaccttcacttTGGTAAATAGTTGTTAGTTATTTGCTAATTTATATATATCTTCGCAGCGTGCTTAAGAAGACTGTTGACCTGTTTTCAAAGTCATCCAGTAAAAGCAATGGAAGCAGCAATAGCGACGAGGCAAGTGATGAGTCTGCGGATAGCAGCGTATCAGCGGAGGTTGCTGAGCAACGCGTGCGGCTTGATCGACTCTGTAATGTTGTTGAAGACCAGTCCAGACTACTTCGGGAAATTTACCATCACCTACAACAAACCGCACCAACAGCAGTTAAAGGCATTCTAGAGAGTGGTGTCGATTGAAAATCGCGTTGTCTTGGAAATAAATTTCTTTCCTGTAAACATTGCGTGAAAAAGCTTTAAGGCAAAAGTAATGTCaaataaagtaaaagtaaatGTCGCATCAAAACATGAAAACTTTTATTGTCCAGAGATATTATTACCATGGAATCTTTTA includes these proteins:
- the LOC138044588 gene encoding transient receptor potential cation channel subfamily A member 1-like yields the protein MIELTSSFCGSMYNSGNLEKLQQAIREKNFAYLRQCSQTGQDLNTVDGSGFSPLHHASSRNDIEMISTLLDCEASINCQGEHLLTPLHVAVRYNSFEAVKTLMEYDADPSIKNSDGATPLHYAARRGCVDTLKLLIRNASSSVNCRDHSGMTPFHFACVSGSETLCELLIEHKADIFARTVEEKNPLHLAALYGNKAIVEILLRKAFEEVDNHTHYINAPDFEGNTPLHFASQKGHVGVAKLLLSYGSEEVNWGSQWDLHVQSPLHLAAANGHVGVVELLISRNAPVDSRDELQRTPLHRAAEFNRVGTVKYLLKAGADIEAKDISNRTAFIYAVKRGRTNIAELLLESGADFESRDESRRSCIHLAVQHEREGTLCMLLKHDRDELINEKDKDLQTPLHYAARLGVLKILQILLENKCIVAPKDAFERSPLHTAAANGHVFCTEELCKSEPGHINDKDDRGLTALHLAARGNHRDTCALLRDLGAHTMTRDSNRWTALHHCAAGGCARTTASLLVYHSALSLGAADQDGNTPLHVAARCGHVSAVQMMISRGADITACNEQMMTCLDIAVEFGKEKVAEVLIKNDKWKDILQCKAFSGINPMKGLIQTMPKLAGEVLDRCVTHSDLPRHHPDYFVEFDFSLLASCDIENEEDNKSHGDSFFGPAVMVEWEREDLLMHPLTQALLQWKWRTVGLPLFWINFLSYLAFVCLFTVFATTERGKQLVHKANSAQSDQEDHKIFRYKNSFSTGTPVVIAIFIFIHMMRELYQIGVQRWRYLTHFTNFIEWTCYLSALCFVIPYFVERNVFSKSMALWPLASIVTLLSYISLVLFLRRFFYFGIYISMFFEVTRTFLRVVVVFTPIIFAFSMAFFLLLKEQDSFTSLWWSLAKTTIMMIGEIDYGSIIIEAKEQVNERNGAPLLPIPEFTAFIVVLFCMMVSVLLMNLLVGLAVGDIDSIQRDANMRRLATQVEFVTDIDQRYPRFLRKYLHKSVLTVRPNQRSSLEAVLKKTVDLFSKSSSKSNGSSNSDEASDESADSSVSAEVAEQRVRLDRLCNVVEDQSRLLREIYHHLQQTAPTAVKGILESGVD